Proteins encoded in a region of the Candidatus Rokuibacteriota bacterium genome:
- the rph gene encoding ribonuclease PH produces MSAPAPRHDGRRAEQLRPVTLTRDYLRHPEGSVLVEFGDTKVICTASVEEQVPRFLKGQGKGWVTAEYGMLPRSTNTRTGRERGSPSGRSQEIQRLVGRSLRSVVDMTKLGERTVWMDCDVIQADGGTRTAAITGAWVALADALGRLVEARTLPGSPLRECVAAVSVGIIGGRPVLDLDYIEDSTAEVDMNVVMTAAGAFVEVQGTAEQAPFGRDRLDQMLALAGGGIAQLVSLQQRARGARAEKVFAL; encoded by the coding sequence ATGAGCGCTCCCGCCCCGCGGCACGACGGCCGCCGCGCGGAGCAGCTCCGCCCCGTCACGCTCACGCGCGACTACCTGCGCCACCCCGAGGGGTCGGTGCTCGTGGAGTTCGGCGACACCAAGGTCATCTGCACGGCCTCCGTCGAGGAGCAGGTGCCGCGCTTCCTCAAGGGGCAGGGCAAGGGCTGGGTCACGGCCGAGTACGGCATGCTGCCGCGCTCCACCAACACGCGCACGGGGCGCGAGCGCGGTAGCCCCAGCGGGCGCTCCCAGGAGATCCAGCGGCTCGTGGGCCGATCCCTCCGGTCGGTGGTGGACATGACGAAGCTGGGCGAGCGCACCGTGTGGATGGATTGCGACGTGATCCAGGCCGATGGCGGCACGCGCACGGCGGCCATCACGGGGGCCTGGGTGGCGCTGGCGGATGCCCTCGGCCGGCTGGTGGAGGCGAGGACGCTGCCTGGCTCGCCGCTGCGTGAGTGCGTGGCGGCGGTGAGCGTGGGCATCATCGGCGGCCGGCCCGTGCTGGATCTCGACTACATCGAGGACTCGACCGCCGAGGTGGACATGAACGTGGTGATGACGGCCGCCGGCGCCTTCGTGGAGGTGCAGGGCACCGCCGAGCAGGCGCCCTTCGGCCGCGACCGGCTCGATCAGATGCTCGCCCTGGCCGGCGGCGGCATCGCCCAGCTCGTCTCCCTCCAGCAGCGTGCCCGCGGGGCCCGAGCGGAGAAGGTCTTCGCCCTCTGA
- a CDS encoding non-canonical purine NTP pyrophosphatase — protein MAALLEGVPFRIRSLADYPGVVLPPEGEASYADNALGKARAVAAATGALSLADDSGIEVDALGGRPGLLSARYGGPGLSDAERCAVMLGELAGVPPAGRTARYRCVIALCEPGGREATVEGIVAGLLLEAPRGGGGFGYDPIFYYPPLRATFAEITAEAKNAVSHRGRALGRARALLLRWRAGAAPP, from the coding sequence ATGGCCGCGCTCCTCGAGGGCGTCCCCTTCCGGATCCGCTCGCTCGCGGACTACCCCGGCGTCGTCCTCCCCCCCGAGGGCGAGGCCTCCTATGCCGACAACGCCCTCGGCAAGGCGCGGGCCGTCGCTGCCGCCACGGGGGCGCTCAGCCTGGCGGATGACTCCGGCATCGAGGTTGACGCCCTCGGCGGCCGGCCCGGGCTGCTCTCGGCGCGCTACGGCGGGCCGGGCCTCTCCGACGCCGAGCGCTGCGCCGTCATGCTCGGGGAGCTCGCCGGCGTGCCGCCCGCCGGGCGCACCGCGCGCTACCGCTGCGTCATCGCCCTCTGCGAGCCCGGCGGGCGCGAGGCCACGGTGGAGGGCATCGTCGCGGGCCTGCTGCTCGAGGCGCCGCGCGGCGGCGGCGGCTTCGGCTACGACCCGATCTTCTATTACCCGCCGCTCCGCGCCACCTTCGCCGAGATTACGGCCGAGGCCAAGAACGCCGTGAGCCACCGCGGCCGGGCGCTCGGCCGCGCGCGCGCCCTGCTGCTCCGCTGGCGGGCCGGCGCCGCGCCGCCTTGA